One Chitinophagales bacterium genomic window carries:
- a CDS encoding lipid A biosynthesis acyltransferase encodes MSTWEGKSRGNKLGYAIFVAILRHLGVKPAYLLLRFIAFYYFITLYQSSANLYYLYRHRLKFSRVKALLGIYKNYYRLGQNIIDKVVVMSGLPHTFTFDFDGEEHLAEMVRRGTGGILISGHIGNWEIPGHFLNKFNVPINIVMYDAEREQIKEYLDEITGGRTVKVIAIKNDLSHIFQISQALNQGELVCMHADRFMPGNRTLLLDFLGKPAPFPLGPFLIASSLGAPVSYVFGIKETDRHYHLFGSPLKFFPKTKDEAQLRSIMQEYVQALEQKVKQYPYHWFNYHNFWANP; translated from the coding sequence ATGTCAACCTGGGAAGGTAAGTCCAGAGGAAACAAACTGGGCTATGCCATCTTTGTGGCCATTCTTCGCCATTTGGGTGTGAAGCCCGCTTATTTATTGTTGCGTTTCATTGCGTTCTATTATTTTATCACCCTATATCAGTCGTCTGCCAATCTTTACTACCTCTACCGGCACAGGCTTAAGTTCAGCCGGGTGAAAGCCTTGCTGGGCATTTATAAAAATTATTACAGGCTGGGACAAAATATCATTGACAAGGTAGTGGTGATGTCCGGGCTGCCACATACGTTTACCTTTGATTTTGATGGGGAAGAACATCTTGCTGAAATGGTCAGAAGGGGCACGGGAGGTATTCTCATCAGCGGACATATAGGCAACTGGGAAATACCCGGTCACTTTTTAAATAAGTTCAATGTGCCTATCAATATCGTGATGTATGATGCAGAAAGGGAACAAATAAAAGAATATCTGGATGAAATTACCGGAGGACGCACCGTAAAAGTTATAGCCATAAAAAATGATCTTTCCCATATTTTCCAGATCAGTCAGGCTCTCAATCAGGGAGAGCTCGTATGCATGCATGCAGACCGTTTTATGCCGGGTAATCGTACCCTGCTGCTGGATTTTTTGGGCAAACCTGCTCCTTTCCCCTTGGGACCCTTCCTCATTGCTTCATCCCTCGGAGCTCCCGTGTCTTACGTCTTTGGCATTAAAGAAACTGACCGCCACTATCATCTCTTCGGCAGCCCGCTGAAATTTTTCCCCAAAACCAAAGATGAAGCCCAGCTCCGCTCCATCATGCAGGAATACGTGCAGGCGCTCGAACAAAAAGTAAAACAATATCCTTATCATTGGTTTAATTATCATAACTTCTGGGCCAACCCCTAA
- the acpP gene encoding acyl carrier protein, translating into MNREEVVTKINAFLAEEFEIAPSAITPEASLKETLQLDSLDYVDLVVIIESNFGFKVKPEDFTGIITFNDFYNYIMSRISPTVSN; encoded by the coding sequence ATGAACAGAGAGGAAGTCGTTACTAAAATCAATGCGTTTCTGGCAGAAGAATTTGAAATTGCGCCCTCTGCTATTACTCCAGAAGCTTCGCTTAAAGAAACCCTGCAGCTTGACAGTCTGGATTATGTTGACCTTGTTGTAATCATTGAAAGCAACTTTGGCTTTAAGGTAAAACCGGAAGATTTCACAGGCATTATCACGTTCAATGATTTCTACAACTACATCATGAGTCGCATCTCTCCAACCGTAAGCAACTAA
- the fabB gene encoding beta-ketoacyl synthase, translating to MNRVVITGLGIYSCLGKNLEEVKHSLYHGKSGIAFLPERKAFGYRSALSGVVERPQLKGLLDRRARLMLAEEGEYAYIATLEALKNARLEEGFMHQHEIGIIYGNDTSALAVIEAVDIMREKKSTVHAGSGSVFQTLNSTVTMNLATIFKLKGINFTLSAACASGSHAIGMAYLLIKHGYQNCIICGGAQETNIYSMGNFDALGAFSMREDNPTAASRPFDRDRDGLVPSGGAATVILESESFARKRRAPILAEVIGYGFSSNGSHISNPSVEGPVRSLRMALHDARIRPEDVDYINAHATSTPQGDASEARALYEVFGDNMCPVSSTKSMTGHECWMAGASEIVYSMLMMHNSFIAPNINFENPDEDSARLNIAATTLERNIHTFLSNSFGFGGTNSTIVVREWNT from the coding sequence ATGAACCGCGTTGTCATAACGGGACTGGGCATCTACTCATGCCTGGGCAAAAATCTGGAAGAAGTAAAACACTCTCTTTATCATGGCAAATCAGGCATAGCATTTTTACCCGAACGCAAAGCTTTTGGCTACCGATCTGCGCTGAGCGGAGTGGTAGAAAGGCCTCAACTGAAAGGGTTACTTGACAGGAGGGCTCGGCTCATGCTGGCCGAGGAAGGGGAATATGCCTATATCGCTACGTTGGAAGCCCTTAAAAATGCCCGCCTGGAGGAAGGTTTTATGCATCAGCATGAAATAGGTATTATCTACGGCAATGATACTTCAGCTCTCGCTGTGATTGAAGCTGTGGATATTATGCGGGAGAAAAAAAGCACTGTACATGCCGGCTCTGGATCTGTATTCCAGACCCTCAACTCCACCGTAACCATGAACCTGGCTACCATCTTCAAACTTAAGGGCATCAACTTCACCCTCAGTGCAGCCTGCGCCAGCGGCTCGCATGCCATCGGCATGGCTTACCTGCTGATAAAACATGGCTATCAGAACTGCATCATCTGTGGTGGAGCTCAGGAAACCAACATTTACTCCATGGGCAACTTTGACGCTTTGGGAGCCTTCTCTATGAGAGAAGATAACCCCACGGCCGCCTCCCGCCCCTTTGATCGTGACCGGGACGGACTCGTACCCAGTGGCGGGGCAGCCACCGTGATTCTGGAAAGTGAAAGCTTTGCCAGGAAACGGCGAGCCCCCATACTGGCCGAAGTGATCGGATACGGATTTTCCTCCAACGGGAGCCACATCTCCAACCCCAGCGTGGAAGGACCGGTCAGGTCGCTACGCATGGCACTGCATGACGCCCGCATCAGACCTGAAGATGTGGACTACATTAATGCACATGCCACCTCTACACCTCAGGGTGATGCCAGCGAAGCAAGGGCGCTGTATGAAGTATTCGGGGACAACATGTGCCCTGTGAGCTCTACCAAATCCATGACCGGCCATGAATGCTGGATGGCAGGCGCCAGTGAAATTGTGTATTCCATGTTAATGATGCATAACTCCTTTATAGCGCCTAATATCAACTTTGAAAACCCGGATGAGGATTCCGCCAGACTGAACATTGCTGCCACTACCCTGGAGCGAAATATACATACTTTTCTATCCAATTCTTTTGGGTTTGGAGGAACGAATTCCACCATTGTTGTTCGCGAATGGAATACGTAA